The nucleotide window TCGTTACCGGCCGCATCGTAGATTTCAACCAGTTTTTCAACCACCACGTTTTGAACGTCGGCGGATTTTTTAGCATTTTGTAATTTTACTTCATCGCGTAACTCATCACTGAGTTTAACGGCCATGTCGAAACCAACGTCGGCGCCAATCAGGGTTTCCTCAAGGTCATCGAAGAAGCCTTCATCCACGTGGCGGAAGTTAGCCAGTAAAGCGTTCAGGCGTTCACCGAACGTCTTTCGCGTCTTCTCCAACCCCTTGTCGTAGAGCTGTTCGTCCGTCTTTTCAGCCGGCTCACCGGTTTCAGAATCAACGGTTTTTGTGGCAGGTGCTTTTTCCGCAACCTTGTCGACTGGAGAATCTTCAACTGGCTGACTTTCAACTGGAGCCGCACTAGATACAGGTTCTTCAGTTGGTGCTTCACTAGTTACAGCATCTTCAGTAGTGGAACCCACTTCATCAGTAGCCGGATCATCTACTGACGATTCAGTGCTGCTTACGGCTGCTTCGGAAGCTGCCGGAACACTGGCTTCCGCTGGGGCTTCGGCAACACTAGCCGGTTCAGTAGCCGCCGTACTAGTAGCTGGGGCTTCGCTGGTAGCCATCACAGAACTAACTGGTGTTACTTGGGCACTCACTGCTTCTGACGATGCCTCAGTAGCAGGCGACTCAGGTTGCTCAGGTGCTGCTGAGGCTGGTGTCATCCCTGCCTCGTTAGCCGCGCTAGACTCAACGGGCATTTCACTCGTAGGCGTTTCTACTGGCGCTTCACTAGCCTGGCTTGCGGGTTCTTTCTTAGCCCGGCGACGAAAAATATCAAATAATCCCATTAGGATTGCTTCCTTTCCTGAGTGGTTTCTTGGTCAAGGTCCACGGCGACCATCTTAGAGACGCCGGACTCTTGCATGGTCACCCCGTAAAGGATATCGGCTTGCACCATGGTTTCCTTCCGGTGGGTGATCACGATAAATTGCGTTTGATCTTGGAATTGGTGGATGTAGCGGGCAAACCGCGTCACGTTAGCGGGATCCAACGCTGCTTCCACTTCATCCAGAATACAGAACGGTACGGGTTGCACCTGTAAAATAGCAAACAACAGTGTAATGGCCGTCAACGCCCGTTCGCCCCCAGAAAGGAGTCCCATGTTCTGGAACTTCTTGCCAGGTGGCTGGGCCATAATGTCGATTCCAGTGGTCAAGAGGTCGTCCGGGTCGGTCAAAACCAATTCGGCCGTTCCCCCGCCAAACATCTGGCGGAAGGTTGCTGTGAACTTAGCCGCAATGGCGTCAAAGCTCTGCTTAAACCGACGCTTCACTTGACCATCCAATTCGGTCATGGTCGTGTTTAACTGTTCCTTAGCCGTCAAAAGGTCGTCCCGTTGCTTGGTCAGAAAATCATAACGTTCCTTTACTTCCTGATATTCAGCAATCGCATTGAGATTGACCGACCCGATTTCATCCAGCCCCCGCTTTAATAGCTTCAACTGGACGGCTAAATCATCGGCTGGCATATCACTGACGTCTT belongs to Levilactobacillus yonginensis and includes:
- the ftsY gene encoding signal recognition particle-docking protein FtsY; amino-acid sequence: MGLFDIFRRRAKKEPASQASEAPVETPTSEMPVESSAANEAGMTPASAAPEQPESPATEASSEAVSAQVTPVSSVMATSEAPATSTAATEPASVAEAPAEASVPAASEAAVSSTESSVDDPATDEVGSTTEDAVTSEAPTEEPVSSAAPVESQPVEDSPVDKVAEKAPATKTVDSETGEPAEKTDEQLYDKGLEKTRKTFGERLNALLANFRHVDEGFFDDLEETLIGADVGFDMAVKLSDELRDEVKLQNAKKSADVQNVVVEKLVEIYDAAGNDESTALNVASSGPTVILFVGVNGVGKTTTIGKMANRYHQDGKKVLLAAADTFRAGATEQLDVWAKRADVDIVTGKPQSDPAAVVFDAVKKAKEEDYDILFVDTAGRLQNKVNLMNELAKMKRIITREIPDAPHEVLLVLDATTGQNALTQAKLFKESTDVTGIVLTKLDGTARGGIVLAIRNELHVPVKFIGLGEQISDLRPFDPNEFVYGLFKGLIDVKALEK